In Pyrus communis chromosome 1, drPyrComm1.1, whole genome shotgun sequence, the following are encoded in one genomic region:
- the LOC137747281 gene encoding scarecrow-like protein 15 has translation MRVPVSSPLSNNDNQSPKHNPQSNNPSVNFHLGISSLGGYEPTSVLDLRQSPSPVSAKKPSKISAISNVLSHSNHDPLEWEDEQVLHNLDWDSIMRDLGLHDDNVPNLKTSIPQLNANDPQISEYPHPQQFDPTQLVHTDYDINLSEVYSSQNCYDHVTNDFHQSGNWNVGLDFIEELIRAADCFDTEELQLAQVILDRLNHRLRSSSPSKPVGKPLQRAAVYFKDALQSLLNGSDTAAREFTSWADIVQTIRAYNGFSGISPVPMFSHFTTNQALLEALNGSAFIHVIDFDIGLGGQYASLMKELAEKADVASRNNGNPVPPVLRITAVVPEEYAVETRLIRENLSQFAQELKIRFQVEFVPLRTFDMMSFKAVKFMDGEKTAVLLSPYILRRLSSQNNISGFLGNMRRVSPSVVVFVDGEGMGDAGTTSFRRNFISGLEFFSIMLESLDASVAASSDVVKKIETYLLRPKIQATVEAAGRRIPPWREVFQGAGMRAVELSQFADFQAQCLLGKVQVRGFHVAKRQAELVLCWHDRALVVTSAWRCN, from the coding sequence ATGAGAGTGCCCGTTTCTTCTCCACTCAGCAACAACGACAACCAATCTCCCAAGCACAACCCCCAGAGTAATAACCCAAGTGTCAACTTTCACCTCGGTATTTCGAGCTTGGGGGGCTACGAGCCCACCTCGGTTCTCGACCTCCGTCAAAGCCCCAGCCCCGTCTCCGCCAAAAAACCCTCGAAAATTTCGGCCATCTCCAACGTGCTGTCCCACTCGAACCATGATCCTCTCGAGTGGGAGGACGAGCAAGTCCTGCACAACTTGGACTGGGACTCAATTATGAGGGACTTAGGATTGCACGACGACAACGTCCCAAATCTCAAGACTTCAATCCCACAATTGAATGCAAACGATCCTCAGATTTCGGAGTACCCGCATCCTCAGCAGTTCGATCCCACCCAGCTCGTCCACACCGATTACGACATCAATCTCTCCGAAGTGTACTCCTCCCAGAATTGTTACGACCATGTGACGAACGACTTCCATCAATCGGGCAACTGGAACGTAGGGCTTGATTTCATCGAGGAGTTAATCCGCGCCGCGGACTGTTTCGACACGGAAGAGTTGCAACTCGCCCAGGTGATCCTAGACCGTTTGAACCACAGGCTGCGATCCTCCTCCCCGTCGAAACCCGTTGGGAAGCCACTCCAGCGCGCCGCAGTTTATTTCAAGGACGCTCTTCAGTCCCTCCTCAACGGCTCAGACACCGCGGCGCGCGAGTTCACTTCCTGGGCCGACATCGTCCAGACGATCCGCGCCTACAACGGCTTTTCAGGAATTTCGCCCGTCCCGATGTTCTCTCACTTCACGACAAACCAGGCCCTACTCGAAGCCCTCAACGGCTCCGCCTTCATCCACGTCATCGACTTCGACATCGGCCTGGGCGGCCAGTACGCTTCCCTAATGAAAGAGCTCGCTGAGAAAGCTGACGTGGCAAGCCGAAATAATGGCAACCCGGTCCCACCGGTGCTTCGCATAACCGCCGTCGTGCCCGAGGAGTACGCTGTCGAGACCCGGCTGATTCGGGAGAACCTGTCCCAGTTCGCTCAGGAACTCAAGATTAGGTTCCAGGTCGAGTTCGTCCCCCTCCGTACGTTCGATATGATGTCGTTCAAGGCCGTCAAGTTCATGGACGGAGAGAAGACGGCGGTTCTTCTGTCTCCATACATCCTCCGCCGTCTCAGCTCCCAGAACAACATCTCCGGTTTTCTCGGCAACATGCGCCGCGTGTCGCCAAGCGTCGTTGTGTTCGTCGACGGGGAGGGGATGGGGGATGCCGGAACAACTTCATTCCGGAGGAACTTCATCTCTGGCCTCGAGTTCTTCTCAATCATGCTGGAGTCGCTGGACGCGTCCGTGGCGGCTTCCAGCGACGTGGTGAAGAAGATTGAGACGTATTTGCTGCGGCCGAAGATTCAGGCGACAGTGGAGGCGGCAGGGAGGCGGATTCCGCCGTGGAGGGAAGTATTTCAGGGGGCGGGGATGAGGGCGGTGGAGCTGAGCCAGTTTGCGGACTTTCAGGCCCAGTGCTTGTTGGGGAAGGTCCAGGTCAGGGGATTCCACGTGGCGAAACGGCAGGCCGAGTTGGTGCTTTGCTGGCACGATAGGGCCCTGGTTGTCACGTCCGCATGGAGGTGTAATTAG
- the LOC137740094 gene encoding G-box-binding factor 1-like: protein MGTGEEGTPSKPSKQASTPQELPTTPSYPDWSSSMQAYYGPGGTPPPFFASTVASSTPHPYMWGAQHPMMPPYGTPVPYPAMYPPGGVYAHPSMVMTPGAPQPTPELEGKGPDGKERASTKKPKGTAGTAGLAGGKVVESGKATSGSGNDGASQSGESGSEGSSDGSDDNANNQEYGANKKGSFDKMLADGANAQNSTGTLVQASVPGKPVSMPGTNLNIGMDLWNASSAGAGAAKVRGNPSGPPSAGGAEHWIQDERELKRQKRKQSNRESARRSRLRKQAECEELQARVEALSNENHSLREELHRLSEECEKLTSENANIKEELTRVCGPDLVANLEQQPGGGEGNS, encoded by the exons GAATTACCAACAACACCTTCATATCCCGATTGGTCCAGCTCTATGCAG GCTTATTATGGTCCTGGAGGTACTCCGCCTCCCTTTTTCGCCTCCACTGTTGCTTCCTCAACTCCACACCCCTATATGTGGGGAGCCCAG CATCCTATGATGCCGCCATATGGAACTCCAGTTCCATATCCGGCCATGTATCCTCCAGGTGGAGTTTATGCTCATCCCAGTATGGTGATG ACCCCAGGCGCACCACAACCAACCCCGGAGTTGGAAGGGAAGGGTCCTGACGGGAAAGAGCGGGCTTCAACCAAAAAACCCAAGGGAACTGCAGGAACTGCAGGTTTGGCTGGTGGCAAGGTTGTGGAGAGTGGAAAAGCAACTTCAGGTTCAGGAAATGATGGCGCTTCGCAAAG TGGTGAAAGTGGTAGTGAGGGTTCATCGGATGGAAGCGATGATAATGCTAACAATCAG GAGTATGGTGCAAACAAGAAGGGAAGCTTTGACAAGATGCTTGCGGATG GGGCAAATGCACAAAATAGCACTGGGACACTTGTTCAGGCTTCAGTGCCTGGGAAGCCAGTCTCTATGCCTGGAACTAATCTGAATATCGGAATGGACTTATGGAATGCATCCTCTGCGGGTGCTGGAGCTGCAAAAGTGAGAGGAAATCCGTCAGGTCCTCCATCAGCCGGTGGTGCTGAGCATTGGATTCAA GACGAACGTGAACTGAAAAGGCAGAAAAGAAAGCAATCAAATAGGGAGTCAGCTAGGAGGTCAAGATTACGGAAGCAG GCAGAGTGTGAAGAGCTACAAGCAAGGGTAGAGGCTTTGAGCAATGAGAATCATAGCCTCAGAGAAGAGCTGCACAGGCTTTCTGAGGAATGCGAGAAACTTACATCTGAGAATGCTAATATAAAG GAAGAACTGACACGAGTGTGCGGACCCGATTTGGTAGCAAACCTTGAGCAGCAGCCTGGTGGTGGTGAGGGCAACAGCTGA